CTGCCTGCAGGGATTCCAGCTCATCCATTCACTTGGCGGTGGTACAGGCTCAGGTATGGGCACACTCCTCATCAACAAAATCAGAGAAGAATATCCCGACAGGATCATGAACACTTTCAGTGTTGTGCCTTCACCCAAAGTATCCGACACAGTCGTAGAGCCGTATAATGCCATCCTCTCCATCCATCAACTCATAGAGAACACAGATGAAACCTTTTGCATTGACAATGAAGCTCTATACGATATATGTTTTAGAACTTTAAAGCTCACCAATCCCACCTATGGTGACCTCAACCACTTAGTGTCCCTAACAATGAGCGGTGTCACAACCTCCCTCCGTTTTCCTGGCCAGCTGAACGCAGATCTGCGTAAGCTTGCTGTTAACATGGTGCCCTTTCCTCGCCTGCATTTCTTCATGCCAGGCTTCGCTCCGCTGACAGCTCGAGGCAGCCAGCAGTACAGAGCCCTCTCGGTGCCAGAGCTCACTCAACAAATGTTTGATGCCCGCAACATGATGGCAGCCTGCGACCCGCGCCGCGGACGTTACTTGACCGTGGCGTGCATCTTCAGAGGCCGAATGTCCACCAGAGAAGTGGACGAGCAGTTGCTGTCTGTCCAGACCAAGAATAGCTCCTACTTTGTGGAGTGGATCCCTAATAATGTCAAAGTGGCTGTGTGTGACATACCACCGCGAGGACTGAAGATGGCAGCTACCTTTATTGGCAATAACACGGCCATCCAGGAGCTCTTCATCAGGGTTTCTGAACAGTTTTCAGCGATGTTCAGAAGAAAAGCCTTTCTTCATTGGTACACTGGGGAAGGAATGGATGAGATGGAATTTTCTGAAGCAGAAGGTAACACCAATGACCTTGTGTCCGAGTACCAGCAGTACCAGGACGCCACTGCAGACGTTGAGGAATATGAAGAGGTAGAGGTGGAAGCCAGCCCAGAAAAGGAAGCACAGTAAACCCAATGGTAATATCAAAACATTCTCTGAATAAGCCTGTTGACGTTCACTAAAGAAAAAGCAGTAGCCATCATCTGCATACTGAAAACAACACATTTCTTAAGATCGTTTTTTTCTGCATCTGGCCAAAATACATCAAATATTACAATATAATGCTTTTGAAATTAATGGCAGCTAGGCTTTACTCTCCCAAACAACTGTGACACTGGACCTCTCCCCAAAAGAGCCACTCTGAAGACAAGTTGTCTCATAACAGCCTTTCTTGTAAATGTATTCACTTCTACAATATTATCACCAGACACTGAATGTAATATACagcctgtgtgtgtatatatatctatctcaAGATCAGATGCAACAGCAAATTATGCTATCAACTTACCCATTTTATTTATTCTCTGGTAAACAGTCTGTGTTTTGTTCATGAGCTGTACCTATTTTATTGCGCACTCCACAAGCTGATCTAGATCTGCAGACAAGTTCAGTTCCTGAAGTTGCAGTGGGAGGGGAAACAACATGGGGCAAAAGACTGAATatgcatacctttttttttcccaagtaataTTTTAATAGTGCTATCACATCATTGGCTTATATTTTTGCAGAGCTTGTATTCACTATAgttgtttcatttgtttgagTTGTATTAGCATACAAAGTTGTGAACACTGTGTAAAAGTTTTGGTGTGGTGCTTTTTTCC
The DNA window shown above is from Patagioenas fasciata isolate bPatFas1 chromosome 16, bPatFas1.hap1, whole genome shotgun sequence and carries:
- the TUBB1 gene encoding tubulin beta-1 chain isoform X1, whose protein sequence is MREIVHLQIGQCGNQIGAKFWEVISDEHGIDIAGNYHGAASLQLERINVYFNEAYCECSALFGCWQSSLQSQREAHKYVPRSILVDLEPGTMDSVRSSKIGPLFRPDNFIHGNSGAGNNWAKGHYTEGAELIENVMDVVRNECESCDCLQGFQLIHSLGGGTGSGMGTLLINKIREEYPDRIMNTFSVVPSPKVSDTVVEPYNAILSIHQLIENTDETFCIDNEALYDICFRTLKLTNPTYGDLNHLVSLTMSGVTTSLRFPGQLNADLRKLAVNMVPFPRLHFFMPGFAPLTARGSQQYRALSVPELTQQMFDARNMMAACDPRRGRYLTVACIFRGRMSTREVDEQLLSVQTKNSSYFVEWIPNNVKVAVCDIPPRGLKMAATFIGNNTAIQELFIRVSEQFSAMFRRKAFLHWYTGEGMDEMEFSEAEGNTNDLVSEYQQYQDATADVEEYEEVEVEASPEKEAQ
- the TUBB1 gene encoding tubulin beta-1 chain isoform X3 codes for the protein MLGAATPSSRVKEPRPERLWSVLLWRCSKPAWTRSRAIRSGDPALAAHKYVPRSILVDLEPGTMDSVRSSKIGPLFRPDNFIHGNSGAGNNWAKGHYTEGAELIENVMDVVRNECESCDCLQGFQLIHSLGGGTGSGMGTLLINKIREEYPDRIMNTFSVVPSPKVSDTVVEPYNAILSIHQLIENTDETFCIDNEALYDICFRTLKLTNPTYGDLNHLVSLTMSGVTTSLRFPGQLNADLRKLAVNMVPFPRLHFFMPGFAPLTARGSQQYRALSVPELTQQMFDARNMMAACDPRRGRYLTVACIFRGRMSTREVDEQLLSVQTKNSSYFVEWIPNNVKVAVCDIPPRGLKMAATFIGNNTAIQELFIRVSEQFSAMFRRKAFLHWYTGEGMDEMEFSEAEGNTNDLVSEYQQYQDATADVEEYEEVEVEASPEKEAQ
- the TUBB1 gene encoding tubulin beta-1 chain isoform X4; translation: MDSVRSSKIGPLFRPDNFIHGNSGAGNNWAKGHYTEGAELIENVMDVVRNECESCDCLQGFQLIHSLGGGTGSGMGTLLINKIREEYPDRIMNTFSVVPSPKVSDTVVEPYNAILSIHQLIENTDETFCIDNEALYDICFRTLKLTNPTYGDLNHLVSLTMSGVTTSLRFPGQLNADLRKLAVNMVPFPRLHFFMPGFAPLTARGSQQYRALSVPELTQQMFDARNMMAACDPRRGRYLTVACIFRGRMSTREVDEQLLSVQTKNSSYFVEWIPNNVKVAVCDIPPRGLKMAATFIGNNTAIQELFIRVSEQFSAMFRRKAFLHWYTGEGMDEMEFSEAEGNTNDLVSEYQQYQDATADVEEYEEVEVEASPEKEAQ
- the TUBB1 gene encoding tubulin beta-1 chain isoform X2, which translates into the protein MREIVHLQIGQCGNQIGAKFWEVISDEHGIDIAGNYHGAASLQLERINVYFNEAYSHKYVPRSILVDLEPGTMDSVRSSKIGPLFRPDNFIHGNSGAGNNWAKGHYTEGAELIENVMDVVRNECESCDCLQGFQLIHSLGGGTGSGMGTLLINKIREEYPDRIMNTFSVVPSPKVSDTVVEPYNAILSIHQLIENTDETFCIDNEALYDICFRTLKLTNPTYGDLNHLVSLTMSGVTTSLRFPGQLNADLRKLAVNMVPFPRLHFFMPGFAPLTARGSQQYRALSVPELTQQMFDARNMMAACDPRRGRYLTVACIFRGRMSTREVDEQLLSVQTKNSSYFVEWIPNNVKVAVCDIPPRGLKMAATFIGNNTAIQELFIRVSEQFSAMFRRKAFLHWYTGEGMDEMEFSEAEGNTNDLVSEYQQYQDATADVEEYEEVEVEASPEKEAQ